One Gloeobacter morelensis MG652769 DNA window includes the following coding sequences:
- a CDS encoding sugar transferase: protein MIAIQGENRRRPYWQFLAKRVLDYGAAGLGVLLLAPLLLLIALLIRLDSPGPVFFRQERKGLGGRIFRVWKFRSMEVDAEARLKDLEAFNESEGGVLFKLKCDPRVTRTGGILRSTSLDELPQLFNVLQGHMSLVGPRPLQLRDCERALEYDREAFERRLTVLPGITGPWQVAGRSALSFEQMLKLDGDYIEHWSFALDLSILLRTLLVVLKRSGAY, encoded by the coding sequence ATGATTGCTATTCAAGGTGAGAATCGGCGGCGTCCGTATTGGCAGTTTCTGGCCAAGCGGGTACTCGATTACGGCGCAGCCGGGCTGGGGGTGCTGTTGCTGGCTCCTTTGCTGCTGCTCATTGCCCTACTCATCCGCCTCGACTCCCCCGGGCCGGTGTTTTTTCGCCAGGAGCGCAAAGGACTGGGCGGCCGGATCTTCCGGGTTTGGAAATTTCGCAGCATGGAGGTCGATGCCGAAGCGCGCCTCAAAGACCTCGAAGCGTTCAACGAGTCCGAAGGGGGGGTGCTCTTCAAGCTCAAGTGCGATCCGCGCGTGACGCGCACCGGCGGCATCTTGCGCTCCACCAGCCTCGATGAGTTGCCGCAACTGTTCAATGTGCTCCAGGGACACATGAGCCTGGTCGGTCCCCGGCCACTGCAATTGCGCGATTGCGAGCGGGCGCTCGAATACGACCGCGAGGCGTTTGAGCGGCGACTGACGGTCCTGCCGGGGATCACCGGTCCCTGGCAGGTGGCAGGGCGCAGCGCCCTGAGCTTCGAGCAGATGTTGAAGCTGGATGGCGACTACATCGAGCACTGGTCTTTTGCCCTGGACCTGTCGATCTTGCTGCGCACGCTGCTGGTGGTCCTCAAGCGCAGCGGCGCTTACTAA
- a CDS encoding glucose-1-phosphate cytidylyltransferase: protein MKVVLFCGGLGTRIRDYSETIPKPLVNIGYRPILWHVMKYYAHYGHRDFILCLGYKADAIKNYFLNYDECLSNDFTLSEGGRKLQLSNSDIHDWNITFVDTGFNANIGQRLMTIEPYLEGDPYFLANYSDGLTNLHLPDLIAFAQRQERIATFLSVKPSQSFHLVAMDEQGLVRDICDTRRSDVWINGGYFVFKRQIFDHIHYGEELVCEPFRRLIAAQELLTYPYEGFWACMDTFKEKQQLDELYARQEAPWEVWRQGRVLPLMPQVAVG, encoded by the coding sequence ATGAAAGTTGTACTGTTCTGCGGCGGTCTGGGCACGCGCATCCGCGACTACTCAGAAACGATTCCCAAACCCCTGGTCAATATCGGCTACCGGCCGATTCTCTGGCATGTCATGAAGTACTACGCCCACTACGGCCACCGCGATTTCATCCTCTGCCTGGGTTACAAAGCCGACGCCATCAAAAACTACTTTCTCAACTACGACGAATGCCTTTCCAACGACTTCACCCTCTCGGAGGGGGGGCGCAAGCTGCAACTTTCCAACAGCGATATCCACGACTGGAACATCACCTTCGTCGATACCGGCTTCAACGCCAACATCGGCCAGCGACTGATGACCATCGAACCCTACCTGGAAGGTGACCCGTACTTTCTGGCCAACTACAGCGACGGCCTCACCAACCTGCATCTGCCCGACTTGATCGCTTTTGCCCAACGCCAGGAGCGCATCGCCACGTTCTTGAGCGTCAAACCGAGCCAGAGCTTTCACCTGGTGGCGATGGACGAACAGGGGCTGGTGCGCGATATCTGCGACACCCGCCGCTCGGATGTCTGGATTAACGGCGGCTACTTCGTCTTCAAGCGCCAGATTTTTGACCACATCCACTACGGGGAGGAACTGGTCTGCGAACCGTTCCGCCGCCTCATCGCCGCGCAAGAATTGCTCACCTACCCATACGAGGGTTTCTGGGCCTGCATGGACACCTTCAAAGAAAAGCAGCAACTCGACGAACTGTACGCCCGCCAGGAGGCGCCCTGGGAGGTCTGGCGCCAGGGGCGGGTGCTGCCGCTGATGCCCCAGGTCGCGGTGGGTTAG
- a CDS encoding DUF2264 domain-containing protein, with translation MQAGMIDNPLRSRTDLQQAVRTLFSPLKAHFSPGRARVKLGHTAAVYPARTAELEGFARPLWGLVPLAAGGGEFDDWELYRTGLTHGSDPQHPEYWGPTGNRDQAYVEMAALGFALALIPERVWEPLKPHARANLAAWLGQINRAKLVDNNWQFFRVLVNLGLARVGAESDAASLSAALAQIDAFYLGDGWYSDGPTMRRDYYVPFAMHYYGLLYAGLAGGDPQRADRLRERAAAFAPQFAHWFAADGAALPFGRSLTYRFAQGAFWGALAFANVEVLPWGVIKGLALRHLRWWFRRPIAHNDGCLAIGYAYPNLNLAEGYNGPASPYWALKFFLPLALSDEHPFWLAEEAPLPELPSVHHQPHAGMILCRDRAGAHVFALSGTQHMPKLRHGAEKYAKFAYSTAFGFCVSSGANGLSQTACDSMLALTDDGDHYRLREEPLETTFEGDMLRSLWKPWPEVEIETWLLPCLPWHVRVHRLRTKKSLLSSEGGFAAARPEGVDEGALRHQGEGFALASYPIGWSGIRDLRAKRKGEIINIAPNTNLLYPRTVIPALLGWHLPGEHWLATAVLALPGEGAWLEVWNDPPSLPDLGRGLRHHPPRTVLYRPLLKKLPSYVQKFVSVANRVLKH, from the coding sequence ATGCAAGCCGGTATGATTGACAATCCCCTGCGCTCGCGCACCGACCTGCAGCAGGCGGTACGGACGCTGTTTTCACCGCTCAAGGCGCATTTCAGCCCCGGGCGGGCCAGGGTCAAGCTCGGCCACACCGCCGCCGTCTACCCGGCGCGCACGGCCGAGTTGGAGGGTTTCGCCCGGCCGCTGTGGGGTCTGGTGCCTCTCGCCGCGGGCGGCGGTGAATTTGACGACTGGGAGCTTTACCGCACCGGCCTCACCCACGGCAGCGACCCGCAACACCCGGAGTACTGGGGGCCGACCGGCAATCGCGATCAAGCCTACGTGGAGATGGCCGCCCTCGGGTTTGCCCTCGCCCTGATACCCGAGCGGGTCTGGGAACCGCTCAAACCGCACGCCCGCGCCAACCTGGCCGCCTGGCTGGGCCAGATCAACCGCGCCAAGCTCGTCGACAACAACTGGCAGTTTTTTCGGGTGTTGGTCAATCTCGGGCTGGCGCGCGTCGGGGCCGAGAGCGACGCTGCGTCGCTCTCGGCCGCCCTGGCTCAGATCGATGCGTTCTACCTCGGAGATGGCTGGTACTCCGACGGGCCGACCATGCGACGGGACTACTATGTGCCTTTCGCGATGCACTACTACGGCCTGCTGTATGCGGGACTTGCTGGCGGCGATCCGCAGCGGGCCGACCGGCTGCGCGAGCGCGCCGCCGCCTTCGCTCCCCAGTTCGCCCACTGGTTTGCTGCGGACGGTGCCGCGCTGCCCTTCGGCCGTAGCCTCACCTACCGCTTCGCCCAGGGGGCATTTTGGGGGGCGCTCGCCTTCGCCAACGTCGAGGTGCTGCCCTGGGGGGTGATCAAAGGGCTGGCCCTGCGCCACTTGCGCTGGTGGTTCCGCCGACCGATCGCCCACAACGACGGCTGCCTTGCGATCGGCTACGCCTACCCCAACTTAAACCTCGCCGAGGGCTACAACGGTCCGGCTTCGCCGTACTGGGCGCTGAAGTTCTTTTTGCCCCTGGCGCTGAGCGACGAGCATCCGTTCTGGTTGGCGGAGGAAGCCCCCCTGCCGGAACTGCCCTCTGTGCATCACCAGCCCCACGCCGGGATGATCCTCTGCCGTGACCGCGCCGGCGCTCATGTGTTCGCCCTGAGCGGCACCCAGCACATGCCCAAACTGCGGCACGGGGCAGAAAAATACGCCAAGTTCGCCTACTCGACGGCCTTCGGCTTTTGCGTCTCCAGTGGTGCCAACGGCCTTTCCCAAACCGCCTGCGACAGCATGCTGGCGCTCACCGACGACGGCGACCATTACCGGCTGCGTGAAGAACCGCTGGAGACCACCTTCGAAGGAGATATGCTGCGCTCGCTTTGGAAACCGTGGCCGGAGGTCGAAATCGAGACCTGGCTATTGCCCTGCCTACCCTGGCATGTGCGCGTGCATCGGCTGCGCACCAAAAAGTCGCTGTTGAGCAGCGAAGGCGGTTTTGCGGCAGCCCGGCCCGAGGGGGTGGACGAGGGGGCGCTGCGGCATCAGGGCGAAGGGTTTGCCCTGGCAAGCTATCCGATCGGCTGGAGCGGCATCCGCGATCTGCGTGCCAAGCGCAAGGGCGAGATTATCAATATTGCTCCCAACACCAATCTTCTGTATCCGCGTACAGTCATTCCCGCGTTGCTCGGGTGGCATTTGCCGGGCGAGCACTGGCTTGCCACTGCGGTCCTTGCTCTGCCCGGTGAGGGTGCCTGGCTGGAAGTCTGGAACGATCCGCCGTCGCTTCCTGATCTAGGCCGGGGCCTACGGCACCATCCACCGCGCACGGTTCTTTACCGCCCGCTCCTCAAAAAACTGCCGAGTTACGTTCAAAAATTCGTAAGTGTGGCCAACCGCGTCCTGAAACATTAG
- a CDS encoding PIG-L deacetylase family protein: MLHLVCHPEGRPLQRVLCLGAHADDIEIGCGATLLGLARAYPQTRFYWAVFTARGERASEAQASAKAFMGDALEAIALWDFQDGFLPYAGAEVKACFEQIKRAFVPDLVFTHYGEDRHQDHRLVSELTWNTFRDQLIFEYEIPKFDGDLGRPNGYVACDEAILERKVRLLTAAFATQAGKGWFSEETFYALARLRGIEANSRYAEAFYCRKLALF; encoded by the coding sequence GTGCTCCACCTGGTTTGTCATCCCGAAGGCCGGCCGCTGCAGCGGGTGCTCTGCCTGGGGGCGCACGCCGACGACATCGAAATCGGCTGCGGTGCGACGCTGTTGGGCCTGGCGCGCGCGTACCCGCAGACCCGGTTTTACTGGGCGGTCTTTACCGCGCGGGGCGAGCGGGCCTCAGAAGCCCAAGCCAGCGCCAAGGCGTTTATGGGCGATGCGCTGGAGGCGATAGCGCTGTGGGATTTTCAAGACGGCTTTTTACCCTACGCCGGGGCAGAGGTCAAAGCCTGCTTCGAGCAGATCAAGCGCGCCTTTGTGCCGGATCTGGTCTTTACCCACTACGGCGAGGACCGGCACCAGGACCACCGCCTGGTGTCGGAGCTCACCTGGAATACCTTTCGCGATCAGCTCATTTTCGAGTACGAAATTCCGAAATTCGACGGCGATCTCGGTCGGCCGAACGGCTACGTCGCCTGTGACGAGGCGATTTTGGAGCGCAAGGTGCGGCTGTTGACAGCAGCGTTTGCGACCCAGGCGGGCAAGGGCTGGTTCAGCGAGGAGACGTTTTACGCCCTGGCGCGTCTGCGGGGCATCGAAGCGAACAGCCGCTACGCCGAGGCTTTTTACTGCCGCAAGTTGGCTTTGTTTTAA
- a CDS encoding glycosyltransferase → MPKVSVVIPAFNALRYLPRTVDSALAQSFGDFEVLIVDDESTDGTADWVRTIADRRVRLLEQKNQGAAAARNAGIRQARGEYIAFLDADDLWEPAKLERQVACLDARPEVGVVYTWVRVIDQDGEPTGSLYRPGDEGRIWPQLVRVNNIYPSAAMVRRQCFERVGLFDLELRFAEDWEMWLRIAADYAFAVLREPLMRYRRHPQCKSKKSSEAGLLKVMDKAFERGPEHLQHLKAECYGRIYLYLGWKALERGESVEAWNWRSRAVAYCPRLWRCSPSLRLTAAIAMQQYLSADTYREVATFARKLRSILSP, encoded by the coding sequence ATGCCCAAAGTCTCTGTGGTGATTCCGGCATTTAACGCCCTGCGCTATCTGCCCCGGACCGTGGATAGCGCCCTTGCCCAGTCGTTCGGCGATTTTGAGGTACTTATCGTCGACGACGAGAGCACCGATGGGACCGCCGACTGGGTGCGCACGATCGCCGATCGGCGCGTGCGGCTGCTGGAACAAAAAAACCAGGGCGCGGCGGCCGCCCGCAACGCGGGCATCCGTCAAGCCCGAGGCGAATACATCGCCTTTTTGGACGCGGACGATCTGTGGGAACCCGCCAAACTGGAGCGCCAAGTCGCTTGCCTGGACGCCCGTCCGGAGGTGGGAGTGGTCTACACCTGGGTGCGGGTGATCGATCAAGACGGCGAGCCCACCGGCAGCCTCTATCGCCCCGGCGACGAGGGAAGGATCTGGCCGCAGCTGGTGCGGGTCAACAACATCTACCCCAGCGCGGCCATGGTGCGGCGACAGTGCTTCGAGCGCGTCGGGCTTTTTGATCTCGAATTGCGCTTTGCGGAGGACTGGGAGATGTGGCTGCGCATCGCAGCCGATTATGCCTTTGCGGTCTTGCGCGAGCCGTTGATGCGCTATCGGCGCCATCCCCAGTGCAAATCCAAAAAAAGTTCAGAAGCCGGCTTGCTCAAGGTGATGGACAAAGCCTTCGAGCGCGGACCTGAGCACCTGCAGCATCTGAAGGCGGAGTGTTACGGACGTATCTACCTGTATCTGGGCTGGAAAGCCCTGGAGCGCGGCGAGAGTGTCGAAGCCTGGAACTGGCGCAGCCGCGCGGTAGCTTACTGCCCGCGGCTGTGGCGATGCTCCCCGAGCCTACGGCTCACCGCCGCCATTGCCATGCAGCAGTATTTGTCCGCCGACACCTACCGCGAAGTCGCCACCTTTGCCCGGAAACTGCGTTCTATCCTTTCACCTTAA
- a CDS encoding helix-turn-helix domain-containing protein: protein MPRANRIDIKESAEELRALLRQRASSEVKERIQVLYLYKTGIVTTEQGLAAVVGRSTSTVFRWLQTYRSDGIAGLTRTQRSSGRPADIQGEVLEKLKERLKQPDTFKSYKQIQEWLASECGIDVSYKVVYDTVRYRLKVTLKSTRSRSLTLGVSPFRLTAQRRLGRWPL from the coding sequence ATGCCACGCGCGAACCGCATCGATATCAAAGAGAGCGCCGAGGAGCTGAGGGCTTTGCTGCGCCAGCGCGCCTCCAGCGAAGTCAAAGAACGCATTCAGGTGTTGTACCTCTACAAGACCGGGATCGTCACGACCGAGCAGGGGCTTGCGGCGGTGGTAGGCCGCAGCACTTCGACGGTCTTTCGCTGGTTGCAAACCTACCGCAGCGACGGGATCGCGGGCCTCACCCGCACCCAAAGAAGCAGCGGCAGGCCCGCCGACATCCAGGGGGAAGTGCTCGAAAAGCTCAAAGAGCGGCTCAAACAGCCGGACACCTTCAAAAGTTACAAGCAAATCCAGGAGTGGCTTGCCAGTGAGTGCGGCATCGATGTCTCCTACAAAGTGGTTTACGACACGGTGCGCTACCGCCTCAAAGTCACCCTCAAATCGACGCGCTCACGGTCTTTGACCCTCGGTGTTTCCCCGTTTCGGTTGACCGCCCAGCGCCGCCTCGGCCGCTGGCCGCTGTGA